The DNA window ATCAGTGGGAACTGGAGTTCGACAGGTTCGCTCACTGCGCCCTCTTTTTCATGGTCCATGCTGCACATCCGGCCCGGTGTCAGCTCACTGTAGTGAGACTACAGTGAGAGTAGTCAATGGGCAATGGCTATACCACGTGTTCACTTGATGGAGTGATCGTCCACCGAAGGTAGGATTCGCAAACGATGAAGCAACGGACCGTCTGTTGATGAGCAATCGTCCATCCGAAGATCGCCGCTCGCGGCGTGACGAGTACGCCGAGCAGACGCGCCAGGCTGTGCTGACGTCGGCGAGAGCTCTCTTTGCCGAACGCGGCTACGTCGCGACGACAGTCAACGACATCGCCGCGGCCAGTCGCGTGTCACCGGGGACGGTGTATCAGCAATGCGGCGGTAAGCAGGGCTTGCTGCGCAGGTTGATGGACGAGTGGACCACCTCAGAACTGGTGCAGAACACTCTGGACGTTGTCGAGGCCGCTGAGTCGCTCGACAAACTGCTCGCCGCGCTGGCCGACTCGTACCTGGAGTTTTGGCGGCGATACGACGACATCGTGCAACTCGTGTTGGCTACCGCGGTCCACGACGCGGCGGCCGCCGAGTCGCTGGCTCAAGCCACCGTCCGGCATCGCAACGCCCTCTACGAAATCGCCCGCAAAGTCCGGCGCCTCGGCGGCTTCCCCGGCTCGTTCACCGACGAGGACTTCGCCGACGTCACCCTCTACCACTACGGACCGCAGAACGGATTTCACTTCACCGTCACCGTGCTGGGCTGGCCAGAGGACCGAGCCCGGGATTTCATCAGCGCGCAGTTCAGTCGATCGCTGGCCGACATCGCCGCCCGCACCGACTGACCCGGACACACACGTCGACGCCTAGAAATCCGTCCACTGGCCGTCCAGTCGTCGTCAAGAGCTCCGCCATAGCGTTCCCGTCCGTACGGAACACCTCCACACATCCGTCGATGGGAGCTCGCACCATGACCAATGTCGTCTTCATCCACGGGCTGTGGGTCTCCCACACTGCCTGGCAGCCCTGGATTGACCACTACGCAGCACAAGGCCATCACGCCGTCGCCCCACCATGGCCCGGTGAGGGCGAGACCACGGAAGCCAGCCGCGAGAATCTCTCCGCGCAAGCAGGATTCGGCCTCGACGCAATCACCGAACACTTCGCCACCATCCTGCGTCAATTCGACGAACCCCCGGTTGTCGTCGGACATTCCTTCGGCGGCCTCATCGCCCAGAAGCTCCTCGACCAAGGCCACGCGGCGGCGGCGGTCGCAATCGCCCCTGCGCCGATCAAGGGTGTGCGGGCCCTCCCGTTGGCGCAGCTGCGCTCCGCATTTCCCGTCCTGGGAAACCCCGCCAACCGCGGCCGCGCCAAGGCTCTGACCCAGCCACAGTGGCGCTACGGCTTCGGCAACGCCCTGTCCGCTGTCGAGTCGGACGCATTGTGGGAGCAGTGGTCCATTCCGTCGCCCGGCAAGCCGTTGTTCGAGGTCGGCACGGCGAACTTCGTACCGAACTCCGCCGCCAAGGTCGACACGTCCAACAGCACACGGGGTCCGCTCCTGATCACCGGTGGCACAGCGGATCACACGGTGCCTTTGGCAACTGCCAAAGGTGCTCACCGGCTCTACCGAAAGTCCAATGCCGTCACTGACTTCCACGAGTTCGAGGGACGCGGGCACTCGCTGACGATGGACCATGGCTGGCGCGACGTTGCCGACACCTCGTTGTCATGGCTCGCCCACCGGAGCGTCGCGTCATGACTGCCCCGCGAGACGGTTGCGCTCGGCACTAGGGTTTGGCGGGTGGACGTGCTGCTCGGAATCGACATGGGTACGGGGAGCACCAAAGGTGTGCTTGTCGACGCGTCAGGAACTGTCCTCGCGTCGGAGGTCATCGCCCACGCGATGAACCTGCCCCGCCCCGGCTGGGCCGAAGTCGACGCCGATGCTCTGTGGTGGCACGAGGTGTGCGAGATCAGTACAGCGCTGATGGCGCGGCTTGGGCCGGGCGGTGTGCTGGCCGGAATGTGTGTCAGCGGCGTGGGTCCGTGCCTGGTCCTGTGTGACGACGATCTGCGACCGTTACGGCCTGCGATCCTCTACGGCATCGACACCCGCGCTTCGGTCGAGATCGACGCGTTGACGGCTGAATTGGGTGAGCACAGCATCCTCGACCAGGCAGGCACCTTGCTCTCGAGCCAGGCCGTCGGGCCGAAGCTGGAGTGGGTGCGCCGCCATGAACCCGAGGTGTTCGAGCGGGCGAGGGGTTGGTACGGCTCGAACTCATACATCGCGGCCAAGCTCACCGGTGAGTACGTCATGGATCACCACACCGCCAGCCAGTGTGATCCGCTGTACGCCATCCGCGAGTTCGGCTGGAACCGGCAATGGGCGCAACGCATTTGCGGGCATCTACCGCTTCCGCGGCTGGTGTGGCCCAGCGATGTGGTGGGCACAGTGTCGCCCGCGGCCGCGGCCGCGACCGGAGTGCCGGCGGGTACACCGGTCGCCGCGGGCACTGTGGATGCCTACTCCGAAGCGTTTTCCGTCGGTGTCCGGCGGCCGGGCGACCAGATGATGATGTACGGCTCGACGATGTTCTTGGTCCAGATCACCGACGAATACCACAGCGATCCGATGCTGTGGGCGACTGTCGGAGTCGACCAGCAGAGTCGGGCGATCGCCGCGGGAACTTCAACGGCGGGCAGCCTCATCGGTTGGCTGCAAACGATCACCGGCGGTGCGTCATTCGACGACCTCACCGCCGAGGCGCAACTGGTGCCGCCCGGCAGCGAGGGCCTGCTGATGCTGCCGTATTTCGCGGGTGAGCGGACCCCGGTTTTCGACCCGCAGGCTCGCGGGGTGGTGGCCGGACTGACTCTGCGACACGGGCGTGGACACCTCTTTCGCGCAGCCTATGAAGGTATCTCGTTCGGCATCCGCCAGATCCTAGAGCTCTTCGACAACGCCCAACCCTGCATCCGGACGGTCGCGGTCGGCGGTGGGCTACGCAGCCCGGTGTGGTCGCAGACGCTCAGCGACATCACCGGCCGTACCCAGTTGGTGCCGGCGCAGGCCATGGGCGCCAGTTATGGCGATGCCCTTCTGGCGGCGATCGGTGTGGGCGTCGTGCCACCGGAGACCGACTGGGCCACGATTGCCCGGGAGATGACCCCCGACCCACACAATCGCGATCGGTACGACGAGTTGTATGGCACCTGGTGTGAGTTGTATCCGGCGACCAGGGATCAGGTGCACCGGCTAGCTGCTGACGATCGCCCATGAACTCATGTCGATCAGCGCTGGGTGAATATCACCCTGCTGAACGGGTACGGGGTGGTAATGAGCAACGAGCGTCCTCGAGTACTCATCATCGGCGGCGGCTTCGGCGGCCTGTTTTGCGCGCGCCGCCTCGGCCGGGTCGACGTGGACGTCACGCTGCTCGACCGCGCAGCCTGCCACGTCTTTCAGCCACTTCTCTACCAATGCGCGACGGGGACATTGAGCATCGGCCAGATCAGCCGGTCGCTGCGCGAAGAACTCTCCAAGCACCGCAACGTGACGACACTGCTCGGTGAGGCCATCCGGCTCGATCCCGACGCACGCCGTGTGACCGCGCGCCGTCCCGACGAAACGAAGTTCGACGTCGAGTACGACTATCTGGTGATCGCCGCGGGCATGCGTCAGTCGTATTTCGGGAAAGAGGAATTCGCCGCATGGGCCCCCGGCATGAAGACGCTCGACGATGCGCTCAGCATCCGGCGACGAGTCTTTGCGGCCTTCGAGATCGCCGAGACCCTACCGCCCGGTCCCGAGCGGGATCGATGGCTCACGTTCGCGGTCACCGGGGCGGGCCCCACCGGCGTCGAATTGGCCGGGCAGATCCGGGAACTCGCGACCCGGTCATTGGCCAACGAGTTCCACAGCATCGAGCCCGAGGATGCCCGGGTGCTGTTGTTCGACGGGGGTGACCGAGTGCTCAAGAGCTTCGCGCCGGCACTGTCCGAACGGGCGACACGGACCCTGGAGGAGTTGGGTGTTGAGTTGCACTTCGGCGTGCACGTATCCGACGTGCGGCGTGACGGCGTGACGGTGAGCCCGAAAGACGGTGGACCCAAACAGGATTACGCCACTCGCACCGTGTTATGGACCGCGGGTGTTGAGGCTGTACCGTTCGCGAAGCATGCCGCGGAGGTTTTGGGCGCCGACACCGATCGATCGGGGCGCATCCGGGTGAACGCCGACCTGTCGGTGCCCGGGCATCCCGATGCGTTCGTCATTGGCGACCTGGCCGGTCGCGACGGGTTGCCGGGCGTCGCGGAGAACGCGATGCAGGGCGGGTGGCACGTCGCGGCCTGCATTCGGCGCGACCTCGGTAGGACCAAGCGCAAGGATTTCCGCTACCGCGACCTCGGATCTGCGGCATACATCAGTCGTGGCCACGCGGTGCTGCAGGCGGGGCCGGTCAAGCTTGCGGGCCTGGTGGGATGGCTCGGCTGGGGCTTTATCCATATCGCGTTTCTCACCGGCGTGCGCAACCGATTCAGCACCGTCGCCACCTGGATGGCGACCATTACGCGGGCCAACCGCAGCGACCGCTCGTTCATCCTCGGCGGATCGGGCCACCCTGAAGAGCCGTACACGTGGGAGTCGCCGGTACATCAGGGCAACCGCGAGGCGGACTAGCCCTGTTCTTCAGCGGATGGCGGGGGGCGCAGCACCCTGCGTCGCGGGTAGACCTACCCCGGCGAGCTTCTGGATGAACCGAATCTCGTTGTCGTCATGTGCCCGCCCGTCGGGGTGGATGAGATCGCTGAACCACGTCTCCGGCAGCGAGGTGTAGGGCTGCTGCCACGAGTCCCACGGCAGATACGTCTGCGTCCGCCCGGCGACAAACCCCCAGTTGTACGCGCCCACGTTGCGCCGCTTGGCGATCGGAAGGATTCCCTCCACGGTGCTTCCCAGATTCCTCGCCAGATACTCGGTGCAGATGATCGGCCGCCCCAGCGGCGTGAGTTCATCGATGCGGGCGTCGAACTCGGCGGGTTCGGCGTAACTGTGAAAGCTGATGATGTCGGAGTGCTCGAGCTGCAGGCTCGCAATCGTGCTTCGGCTTCCGGGGTCTTTCCAGTCGCCCTGCCACACACCGCTGGTCAACGGTTGAACCGGGTTGACCGCGCGCACCCACTGAAAAACATGCGGGAGGAACACCGCAACCAGTTCCTCCTTGCCTTGGTGTTCGACCTTGCGGTAGTCCTTCGACGGATTATCCGGCTCATTCCATACGTCCCAACCGAGCACGCGCGGATCGTTGGCGAACATGCCGACCACACCGGTGACATAACTCTGCAGGACGCGGGTGTAGGCCGGGTCCTGCAGGCGGTGGGCGCCCGGGCTCTGTACCCAGCCGGAGTTGTGCACCCCTTTGATCGGCGCTCGTTGACGGCCCGCTTTGGGCAACGGATCCCAGCACGAGTCGAACAGGACGAAGAGCGGCTTGATCTGGTGACTCGCTGCAATGGCGACGAATTCAGAAAGCCGACTGCTGAATCCGGCCCGATCGGTCGCCCACAACTGATCGTGGAGGAACACCCGCATGGTGTTCATGCCAATCCGCCGGGCCACGCTCAGTTCGCCAGCGATGCGGTGCGGATCGTAGGTACCGGCCTGGAACATCTCGAGCTGGTTCACGGCGGTCGAGGTGACGTAGTTCGCGCCCAGCAGCCAGCCCTGCTTCGCGTACCAGGCGTTCGCGCGATCTGCCGACCATCGACTCGCTGCGCCAGACGCGAGGGGGATCTTGGTCAGTGCCGCGGCCGCTGCCAGGTACAACGGAAGTTTGAGGGCGGTTCGCCGGTGCACTCTGTGACCATAAGTGTGGTGGTGTAATTGACGCCGCCGGCTGCTCATGCTGCAACACAACAGGTTTCGAATTGTTACCTACCGCGGGATTCGTAGCGCACAATAGCGCGGCCCTGCAGGCATCTTGGGTCGATCACGTCGTGATGCGCAGTTCGGCTCCCGGGTGCGAACTGAGCGTGACGACCACCGTGCCGCTACCTGTCTCGAACGTGGTGTTGGCGTAGCCGATGAATCCGTAGTGCCCGTCAATCGTCGATACCGCGGTGATGTCACTGCTTCCTGAAGCACCGGTGTCGAGATTCGTCCACGTTGCGGTCACGGTGAGCGCACACGAACCGTCGTAGATGCCGGCGTCGTAGTGGATGGCCACGCGGACGCCGTTTTCGACCCGATCGTCGACCTGCACCGGCGTCAGCTGGGCCTCGGCGCTGACGCTACCGGCGCATGTCGGGGACGCCACCACTGGTATTTCACCGAGTTGCGCGGAGGCTTCCGCGTGCGCTGTTGCCACCGGCAACCAGGGTGCGATCAGCGCGAGGGCGACCGTGCAAGCCACACGAAGGGAGATCATGACCCTGATATCGGCGTCCACGAAGGGATCGTTAGCGGTGGTTTGACGCGCTGAGTTCAGCTCACGGTGCCGAGGGCACGACAGGCGGGACGAAGTCGAAGGTCATTCCGAGCAACCACACCAGCACCAGGACCGCGGGTAAGTGAAAAACGAACTGCAGGAACGTGAATCCGACGAGATCGCGTGCCCGCAGGCCGAGCACTGCGAGCAAGGGCAGCATGAAGAACGGATTGATCAGGTTCGGCAGCGCTTCGGCCACGTTGTCGATCTGAACCGTCCAACCCAGATTCATCTGGACATCCGTGGCTGATTGCATGACGTACGGAGCCTCGACCAACCATTTTCCGCCGCCGGACGGGACGAACAGACCCAGCACGACGGTGTAGAGAGCGATGACCACGGGGAAAGCCCCACCGCCGACGCTCGTGAACACCTCCGCCAGCAGATCCGAGACGGTCCGACCGCCTCTGCCGTCCGCCTTGGTGAGGATCGCCGCCATGGCGGCGTACAGCGGAAATTGAACGAGGATGCCGCCGGTGGCCGGGACGGCTTTGGCGACGGACTGCAGGAATCTGCGCGGCGTCCCGTGCAGCACGAGTCCCAGGATGAGAAACACCAGCAGATACCCGTTCAGGCTGCTGACGACGGTCAAGACCGGCTTGCTGAACAGCGCAGACACCAGCCATCCCAACGTCATCAGGCCCGCCAGCACGGGCAGAATGCGGCTGTATTCGAGCCACTCGCCCGGCCGCGAGCGCGGCGGCGCCTCTTCGGTTCGGTCGTCCAAGTCCACGTTGAGATCCTCGGCGGTGGTAATGGCCGCACCGCTGGGAGCGGAGAAATGAGCGATCACCACGGTCAGCGCGATGATGATGGCGCACATCAGCAGGGACTGCCAGGTGAAGATCGTGGTGCCGAAATCCAGAACCCCGGTGATTTTCAGGAGCTCAGGAGGCAGCGAGCCCGCAGTTGCCTGCAGCTGCGCGGCCGACGATGACATGCCCAGCGCCCACACAGCGCCCAACCCCATGAAGGCCGCGGCCCCGAGGGCGCGATAGTCGACCCGCAGATCGGTCCGGCGGGCGATCGCCCGGGCCAGCAGACCACCGAAGACCAGGCTTAGTCCCCAGTTCAGGAACGAGACCGACATAGAAAGGAGCGCAACGAAGCTCACCGCGCTCTTTGCCGTGTGGGGCATGGTGGCGAGGCGATCGATCAACCTGGCCACCGGCGGGCTGGTGGCGACGACGTATCCGGTCAGCACCACCATGGCCATCTGCAGAGTGAACGTGGCCAGATCCCAGAATCCGTCGCCAAATGCATCGACGACGGTTTGCGGAGAGGAACCGTTGGCCAGCGCGGCGACAGCGACGAGGACGACACCTGCCAACGCGAAGACATACGCGTCCGGAAACCATCGCTCTGTCCAACCGGCGAGTGACTGCGCGACGCGCGCCAACCCCTTCTCGGAGCGATATTCCTCAGTGGCAGATGTCATTTGGCCGGTCCCCGTCTCTCCGTCAGCTACCCAGTATCGACTGTGGAGCGATGATCCGGAATAGCACCGGTGTGCCCGACGTTGGCCCGGGAGGACGAGACCATCACCGCACGGAGGCGCTGCATGAAGATCGGAATCATCGGGGCAGGTCAAATTGGCGGCACGCTGGTGCGCCGGTTTCGCGAACTCGGGCACGATGTGGCGGTGTCGAACTCTCGTTCTCCGGAGACACTCGCGGACCTCGCGAGCGAAACCGGTGCGACGGCGGTATGGGCCAAGGACGCCGCCGCCGATGCCGACTTCGTCATCGTGAGCATTCCGCAGAAGAACGTGCCCGACCTTGCCGACGGAATCGTCGATGCGCGTAAGCCGGGTGCCCCCGTGATCGAGACCAACAACTACTACCCGCTGCAGCGCGACGGTGAGATCGCGGGGATCGAGGACGGTCAGGTCGAGAGTGCGTGGGTCGCCGAGCAGATCGGCGCACCGGTGTACAAGGTCTTCAACGGGATCTGGTGGAAGCATCTACTGGAGAAGGGAACACCGAGCGGGACACCGGACCGAATCGCGCTGCCGATCGCCGGCGAGGATGGACCGGGCCGTGAACTGGTCCACGAAATCGTCGAACAACTCGGATTCGAGCCTGTCGATGCCGGCCCGATTTCTGAATCATGGCGCCAGCAGCCCGGGACTCCGGTGTACGGCAAGGACTTCGATGCAGAGAACACCCGTAAGGCGCTCGCCGAGGCGACGCCCGAGCGAACGCCCGAATTCAGCGCACGCGCGGCGTGAGTCGGCCGATTCGTCGGTTAGCGGCGTGGTGTCGTTGTGATGTGCACGTGGTCGAAGTGGCCGTAACCCGATCCCGCCGGACCGGACGGCGTGTAGTACGTGCCGCGCCAGATCACATCCTGTAGCCCGAACCGCCCCGCATTGGCCATCGCGAACGCCATAATCTCGTCCCCAAGCGCGATGCCCTCGGGGCTTTCGGCGTTGGGAATCATGATGTCAATCGCCAGGCCGCTCGGATGCCACGGCTTCGAGTCCGGCCGGACACCGCCGATCTCGCCGATCTGGGGAAACCTTTGGCTGACGGCACGGGCAGCCAGGACGGTGTTCGGCTGAAGGCCGCCCTCAAACGCGACACCGACGGGCAGCGCCTCCGGGACATCCATGAGAGCCGCCATGGGGGGCGGGGCGGGGGGCGGGACAACGGCGGCGGGGGGTGGGGCGGGCATCGCGACGATCGCCGGATCTGCCGGGGCGGGTACACCCTGCGGCGGCGGTGGTGGCAGTGGCGGCAGCGCGGCCGCGTTGTCGACCACGGCTTGCTGAGCGGGCGTCAACGCGGCGTACTGGGCCTCCGCGGCGGCGATCTGACGCAACAGTTCTTTCCATTTCGCCTGCAGGTCTGCGTGCACTGCGGCGGACCGCTCGGCCGCGGCGCGCGCGTCAGCGGCCGATTTCTCCGACGACTTGGCGGCGGTGGCGGCGCCCTCACGCGCGGCTTGATAGGCCTTCATCTGGTTGGCTGTCTCGGCGACGACGATCCGCTGCACGGACAGCTGGTCAATCAGCTCTTGCGGGGAGCCCGCGGTCATCACCGCCGCCAACTGACCGGTGCGTCCATTGACATACGTCATCGCCGCCACCTGGTCGGCTGCGGCTTGACGGGTTGCGAGCTGGGCATTCGCGGCGTCGAGGGCCGCCAAGTCGGCGCGCTGACGGTTTTCTGCAGAGGTCTGCGCAGCCAGTTTGTCTTCGGCATCGTGTTGGGCGGCGGTGACGGCTTCCCGGGTCTGCAACGCCTGTTGGGACAACTCGTCGAGCCTGGCCAGCGCGTCAGCCGCCGGGTCCGCGTTGACGTCGCCCGCTATCGCGATGGCTAGCACCATGACCCCGGCCGCAAATCCGCCCGCCGTTCGCCGCAGAGAGTGGCGCAGCCGACTCATTCGGATTGTCACGGTCCTTCGTTGCAAGCCCCCCGGCTACATACGTCTCGGACAGGCTATGAACTCGCGTCAACAATGTCCACTCGTCCGTCAATGTGATCGCCGCCCGCATCTGGATAGGCCTCACGTCACCGCGTTCCGCGCAGCTAGCCGGTGAAACCCTCTCCCGATGTCGAACGGTCGTGGTGGGTGTAGGTGATCGGAATCTGCCTGCCGCTGGCGATCTTGTTCAGCATGGCGATCCGCTCACGCGCGGGCGCGCCGCTCTTGTTCCTACGCTCACTGCGGGGATTGGACCACGGCAACCTGTCGGCCACCATCGCGATACCGACATTGAGTCTGGTGAGGTTCTCGAAGGCTCGCACCCGGCGCTTGAAGTTGTAGCCCAGCGGCTCGAAGAGCGTGCCGGCGACCATGGCCTCGATCTGCTGGTACCCGAACACCACTCCGGCCGGGGCAAGCGCAATGGTCGCCGTGATCTGGTTGGCGTAGAGCGCCACTAACTTCCTGGCCCAGCCGGGAAGAGTCTCCGTCAGCGTCGCGATGTGGGACGGACCCGCGATGGCATCGACGAGTTCGGCGCGCCACGGCGACGGGTTACCACCTCGGGCCAGGACGTAGTTCAGCGATTTGATCAACTCCACACCGTCGGCGGAGTAGAGCCGCTCGGGCGCACCCCACAACCGCCCGGAGTACGACGAATACTCGGCGAGATCCTCGAGTTGGCGTCGGGTGAGCTTGCGCCCGAACGCGTGGTCGACGAGACGCCCGAGCAACATTCCGCTGCCGAAGCCGAGCAGCGACGTCACGGGAATCGGCTCCCCGAACTTGAGGTAGACGTCGTCGCCCCACTTCCGCCGCAGCCCACGGCTGACCAGCGCGTGCATCAGCCGCACCCGCACCACATCCTGGAACGCTTCCGACTGCCGATCGAAGATGTCCGGCAAGGTGAACTGCGCGAACACCCGTGCCGTCTCGATGAAGCGCCGCGGGCCGTCGTCCGCGAAGCGGCCGGTGGCACCGGTGGCCGCCGAGATGTCGCCCGTCATCGCGGTCTCGTAGAACGCCCACCCCTGGATGATCGTGGTGGCCGCCTTGGTACTCGACATCGCCAGCATCCGGCCTCGTTCGGCCGAGACGAGATCGAACTGACCGGACAACCCATCCAGATGCTCGAAGAGCTCGACAAACTCCTGCGGGGGATCCGTCAGCGTGTCGATGCCCTGAGTCAGGGCCTGCTCGAACAGCGCCCGGCCCTCCTCATAGCCGAGGCGCTCGAACGCGTCGGCCGCACCGATCATGTGCTCGTCGGCCTGCCAGAAGTAGTCATCGCGCAGGCGTGTGATGTCGTTGGGTTCGACCTCTTTGTCGATATCGATCCAGTCGCCGAAAATGAACTCACGCATGTGACGCCACTGAGCTGCGAAGTGGTCCCTACCCGGCGGGATGGGCCGCAACGGCCGATCGGGATGATCCCGTCGATTGAAATCGACGTCGTCGAGGAGGATCTCTGCACGCTCACCGGTCACAGTCATCAAGCTGGGTCCAATCTCCGAGTTCAAGGCACTGATTAAGCGTCATCTCACACCCTCGCAGATGTGAATGGCGATTCCTAGTCTGACGGCGAGCTCGTGTGGTGACGGATCGAGCCGCCCGCACGCTCGGATTGCGTTCTCGCGCCGCGCGAATCGACTGGACGGCGCCCTGCGGTCCGCGCGATTCCTCAGATGCTGTTCGGCCAACCCTGCAACGCCAGTTCCGCGACGGCATGCAGGTCTGCCCGGCTTGCGCCGCTGCGGGCTTGAACAGCGATCCCTTGGCACACGGCCGCGATCCACCGGGCCAGCAGCAGGGTGTCCACGCCAGGCAATTCGCCGGCGGCGACAGCAGTGTCGAACCGTTCGGCGAGTCGGTGCACCGTCGCGTCGCGGAACTCGGCGAGGCCCGGTGCCTCGCCGACGGTCATGCACCCGTGTACATCGCCGCTGACGGTGTCGGCCGCACCGTGCACCATCGCCTCGGCCACCTCATGTGCCGTCGGCCGGTTCAGCGCCTCGGCCGTGTAGGCGCTGGGACCGTCAAGGTAGCGCCGGAACGCCCGCTCGAACAGCTGCTCCTTGGACCCGAACTCCGCGTAGATGCTGCGCCGGTTGACCCCGGTCGCGGCGGTCACGTCCGATATCGACACCGCGTCGAAGCCCCGGTCCCAGAACAGCTTCATCGCCGCATCCTCGACCTGATCGGGGTCGAACTCTCGCGGCCGTCCGACTGCCATCGTGAACCACCTCCCGTGATGCCGGTCACATTGGGAATGCTTGCGCTGCAATCGGCCTTGACCTCATCGTACTTAGTAACACATCGGTTCGTAACTACCTGGAGGCACCAAGATGAGCACATCACCCCTCACCGGGCGGCGAGCACTGGTCACCGGAGGTTCTCGCGGCATCGGCGCAGAGGTCGTCCGGCGATTGACCGCCGATGGCGCCTCGGTGGCGTTCACCTATTCGGCCTCGGCGACCAACGCCGAGAAGCTCGTCGCCGAACTGACCGCCGACGGCGCCAAGGTGGTGGCCATCCAGGCCGACGCCGCCGACGCGGATCAGAACGTGGCCGCGGTCGAGCGGGCCGTCGCCGAACTCGGCGGGCTGGACATCGTGGTGAACAACGCCGCCGTCGCTCACATGGCACTGATCGACGAGTTCCCGGGCGAGGAGTTCGACCGCCTGGTGGCCATCAACATCGGCGGCATGTTCTGGACCACCCGCACCGCGGTCCCGCATTTGAGCGAAGGCGGACGGATCATCAACATCGGGAGCATCAACGCCGACCGGATTCCGGGGGCCGGGGTATCGGCGTACGGCATGACCAAGGGTGCGGTCGCCTCGTTCACCCGTGGCCTGGCCCGCGATCTCGGTACGCGCGGCATCACCGTCAACAACGTGCAGCCGGGTCCGATCGACACCGACGCAAACCCCGACCACGGCGACTTCGCGGAGAGCCTCAAGGTGGTCACCACGCAGGGCCGCTACGGACACACCACCGACGTCGCATCCTTCGTGAGCTTCCTGGCCGGCCCGGAGTCCGGCTACATCACTGGTGCAAATCTGAACGTCGACGGCGGCTTCACGGTCTGACGATCACTGGTTCGCGTCGAGGCGACACACACCTGCCTCGATTCGGTTGGCAAGTAAGCGAATTGCTCGTTATGGGTAACACCTTGGGCCCGGGCTGGGTAATGTCCCGCACATATTCAAAGGGTGTGTCCGACAAGCCGTAGCCAAGCCGAGGACTTCGTGAAGAGACGGGCGACGGCGCCGGACCATCTGGTCGTCGACGACGAGCCGCCGGCACCCGCGAGCCCTTCGACATGCCGGCAGGCGCTTCGCTATCGGTTCAGGGTCGCCATTCGGCGTCCCGCGACGGTCCTCGGCCTGCTCGGGCTGGTGCTATTCGGCTACCTGATCGTGGTG is part of the Mycolicibacterium tusciae JS617 genome and encodes:
- a CDS encoding TetR/AcrR family transcriptional regulator translates to MSNRPSEDRRSRRDEYAEQTRQAVLTSARALFAERGYVATTVNDIAAASRVSPGTVYQQCGGKQGLLRRLMDEWTTSELVQNTLDVVEAAESLDKLLAALADSYLEFWRRYDDIVQLVLATAVHDAAAAESLAQATVRHRNALYEIARKVRRLGGFPGSFTDEDFADVTLYHYGPQNGFHFTVTVLGWPEDRARDFISAQFSRSLADIAARTD
- a CDS encoding alpha/beta hydrolase, with amino-acid sequence MGARTMTNVVFIHGLWVSHTAWQPWIDHYAAQGHHAVAPPWPGEGETTEASRENLSAQAGFGLDAITEHFATILRQFDEPPVVVGHSFGGLIAQKLLDQGHAAAAVAIAPAPIKGVRALPLAQLRSAFPVLGNPANRGRAKALTQPQWRYGFGNALSAVESDALWEQWSIPSPGKPLFEVGTANFVPNSAAKVDTSNSTRGPLLITGGTADHTVPLATAKGAHRLYRKSNAVTDFHEFEGRGHSLTMDHGWRDVADTSLSWLAHRSVAS
- a CDS encoding FGGY-family carbohydrate kinase, encoding MDVLLGIDMGTGSTKGVLVDASGTVLASEVIAHAMNLPRPGWAEVDADALWWHEVCEISTALMARLGPGGVLAGMCVSGVGPCLVLCDDDLRPLRPAILYGIDTRASVEIDALTAELGEHSILDQAGTLLSSQAVGPKLEWVRRHEPEVFERARGWYGSNSYIAAKLTGEYVMDHHTASQCDPLYAIREFGWNRQWAQRICGHLPLPRLVWPSDVVGTVSPAAAAATGVPAGTPVAAGTVDAYSEAFSVGVRRPGDQMMMYGSTMFLVQITDEYHSDPMLWATVGVDQQSRAIAAGTSTAGSLIGWLQTITGGASFDDLTAEAQLVPPGSEGLLMLPYFAGERTPVFDPQARGVVAGLTLRHGRGHLFRAAYEGISFGIRQILELFDNAQPCIRTVAVGGGLRSPVWSQTLSDITGRTQLVPAQAMGASYGDALLAAIGVGVVPPETDWATIAREMTPDPHNRDRYDELYGTWCELYPATRDQVHRLAADDRP
- a CDS encoding NAD(P)/FAD-dependent oxidoreductase, with translation MSNERPRVLIIGGGFGGLFCARRLGRVDVDVTLLDRAACHVFQPLLYQCATGTLSIGQISRSLREELSKHRNVTTLLGEAIRLDPDARRVTARRPDETKFDVEYDYLVIAAGMRQSYFGKEEFAAWAPGMKTLDDALSIRRRVFAAFEIAETLPPGPERDRWLTFAVTGAGPTGVELAGQIRELATRSLANEFHSIEPEDARVLLFDGGDRVLKSFAPALSERATRTLEELGVELHFGVHVSDVRRDGVTVSPKDGGPKQDYATRTVLWTAGVEAVPFAKHAAEVLGADTDRSGRIRVNADLSVPGHPDAFVIGDLAGRDGLPGVAENAMQGGWHVAACIRRDLGRTKRKDFRYRDLGSAAYISRGHAVLQAGPVKLAGLVGWLGWGFIHIAFLTGVRNRFSTVATWMATITRANRSDRSFILGGSGHPEEPYTWESPVHQGNREAD
- a CDS encoding cellulase family glycosylhydrolase, coding for MHRRTALKLPLYLAAAAALTKIPLASGAASRWSADRANAWYAKQGWLLGANYVTSTAVNQLEMFQAGTYDPHRIAGELSVARRIGMNTMRVFLHDQLWATDRAGFSSRLSEFVAIAASHQIKPLFVLFDSCWDPLPKAGRQRAPIKGVHNSGWVQSPGAHRLQDPAYTRVLQSYVTGVVGMFANDPRVLGWDVWNEPDNPSKDYRKVEHQGKEELVAVFLPHVFQWVRAVNPVQPLTSGVWQGDWKDPGSRSTIASLQLEHSDIISFHSYAEPAEFDARIDELTPLGRPIICTEYLARNLGSTVEGILPIAKRRNVGAYNWGFVAGRTQTYLPWDSWQQPYTSLPETWFSDLIHPDGRAHDDNEIRFIQKLAGVGLPATQGAAPPAIR
- a CDS encoding short-chain fatty acid transporter, coding for MTSATEEYRSEKGLARVAQSLAGWTERWFPDAYVFALAGVVLVAVAALANGSSPQTVVDAFGDGFWDLATFTLQMAMVVLTGYVVATSPPVARLIDRLATMPHTAKSAVSFVALLSMSVSFLNWGLSLVFGGLLARAIARRTDLRVDYRALGAAAFMGLGAVWALGMSSSAAQLQATAGSLPPELLKITGVLDFGTTIFTWQSLLMCAIIIALTVVIAHFSAPSGAAITTAEDLNVDLDDRTEEAPPRSRPGEWLEYSRILPVLAGLMTLGWLVSALFSKPVLTVVSSLNGYLLVFLILGLVLHGTPRRFLQSVAKAVPATGGILVQFPLYAAMAAILTKADGRGGRTVSDLLAEVFTSVGGGAFPVVIALYTVVLGLFVPSGGGKWLVEAPYVMQSATDVQMNLGWTVQIDNVAEALPNLINPFFMLPLLAVLGLRARDLVGFTFLQFVFHLPAVLVLVWLLGMTFDFVPPVVPSAP